A DNA window from Micromonospora inyonensis contains the following coding sequences:
- a CDS encoding DinB family protein, whose translation MIARTGDERAVLAAFLDLHRGVVLKKLRGLTTADATRRLVPSDTTVAGVVKHLTMVEANWFPWLLAPEPGEEHVFSAEAGRQSFSVGPEDTVEALAAAYEAACARSREVAARFPLDHVVPQPQLGEVNLRWIYVHMIEETARHAGHADILRELTDGATGAV comes from the coding sequence GTGATCGCCCGTACCGGCGACGAGCGGGCCGTGCTGGCGGCCTTCCTCGACCTGCACCGCGGGGTCGTGCTGAAGAAGCTGCGGGGCCTCACCACGGCCGACGCGACCCGCCGGCTGGTGCCCTCCGACACGACCGTCGCCGGGGTGGTCAAGCACCTGACGATGGTGGAGGCGAACTGGTTTCCCTGGCTGCTCGCCCCCGAACCCGGCGAGGAGCACGTGTTCTCCGCCGAGGCGGGCCGGCAGAGCTTCAGCGTCGGCCCGGAGGACACCGTGGAGGCGCTGGCCGCCGCGTACGAGGCGGCCTGCGCCCGGTCCCGGGAGGTCGCCGCCCGGTTCCCCCTCGACCACGTGGTGCCGCAGCCGCAGCTCGGGGAGGTGAACCTGCGCTGGATCTACGTGCACATGATCGAGGAGACCGCCCGGCACGCCGGCCACGCCGACATCCTGCGGGAACTGACCGACGGGGCGACCGGAGCGGTGTGA
- a CDS encoding GNAT family N-acetyltransferase gives MVGPFSTARLVLRPFALADLDDVWAYQRRPEVARFMSWSARDREQSRRSVEQMVREDGLRAEGDCLTLAVVRRDTGRVVGHVELVWRSRAHRRGELGYVLDPRHQGHRYATEAAVAMLRYGFETFGLHRIVARCATRNIASARLMERPGMRREAHFRECAFGKGEWRDEYVYALLRAEWTRNAHRRGG, from the coding sequence GTGGTCGGTCCCTTCTCCACCGCGCGTCTGGTCCTGCGTCCCTTCGCCCTGGCCGACCTCGACGACGTTTGGGCCTACCAGCGCCGGCCGGAGGTGGCCCGGTTCATGTCCTGGTCCGCCCGCGACCGGGAGCAGTCCCGCCGCTCCGTGGAGCAGATGGTCCGCGAGGACGGGCTCCGCGCCGAGGGCGACTGCCTGACCCTGGCGGTCGTCCGACGGGACACCGGCCGGGTGGTGGGCCATGTGGAACTGGTGTGGCGCAGCCGCGCGCACCGGCGGGGCGAGTTGGGTTACGTTCTCGACCCCCGTCACCAGGGTCACCGCTACGCGACAGAGGCCGCCGTCGCGATGCTCCGGTACGGCTTCGAGACGTTCGGCCTGCACCGGATCGTCGCCCGGTGCGCCACCCGGAACATCGCGTCGGCCCGGCTGATGGAGCGGCCGGGCATGCGTCGGGAGGCGCACTTCCGGGAGTGCGCGTTCGGCAAAGGGGAGTGGCGGGACGAGTACGTCTACGCGCTGCTCCGCGCCGAGTGGACCCGGAACGCGCACCGGCGTGGCGGTTGA
- a CDS encoding DUF3052 domain-containing protein yields MSATAGQAADGVRSLADRFGIEPGMVVMEMGYDEDVDHDLRDALTDRCGELVDEDTDEVVDAVLVWYRDGDGDLFELLVDALGPLADNGVVWLLTPKAGREGHAEPSEVAESAQTAGLQQTSTVNAGRDWSGARLVPRRGSKSKK; encoded by the coding sequence GTGAGCGCGACCGCTGGTCAGGCCGCCGACGGGGTACGCAGCCTGGCGGACCGGTTCGGGATCGAGCCGGGGATGGTCGTCATGGAGATGGGGTACGACGAGGACGTCGACCACGATCTCCGGGACGCCCTTACCGACCGCTGTGGAGAGCTGGTCGACGAGGACACCGACGAGGTGGTCGACGCGGTGCTGGTGTGGTACCGGGACGGCGACGGTGACCTCTTCGAGCTCCTCGTCGACGCCCTCGGCCCGCTGGCCGACAACGGTGTCGTCTGGCTGCTGACGCCCAAGGCCGGGCGGGAGGGGCACGCCGAGCCGAGTGAGGTCGCCGAGTCCGCCCAGACCGCCGGCCTCCAGCAGACGTCGACCGTCAACGCCGGCCGGGACTGGAGCGGTGCCCGTCTCGTTCCGCGACGTGGGTCCAAGAGCAAGAAGTAA
- a CDS encoding polysaccharide pyruvyl transferase family protein, which translates to MGELTIGVLGSYGGRNLGDEAILTALLADLRNQQPHARIVVFSRNPTHTLAHHPGVEAVPWEGVSRVDSAAVLDRLDLLILGGGGILYDREARRYLRVVRVAQERGLPLLTYAVGVGPLTEAVDCGMVRETLTSATEVTVRDEESRVVLEEAGLLTPITVTADPAFLLQPEDFPARLLREEGVPDGKRLVGMSVREPGRAAERLDVDAYHRLLAQVGDFLVHRIDADVVFVPMERDDIRHSHGVMSHMTAADRGRILHGDYSPPQVLGLMRHFDLAVGMRLHFLIFAAMANIPFLPLPYAGKVFDLAQRLGVPALKGVAREVEGPLLAEVDRLWDERDRRAESVSLRVAEMCEQARSTSHVTRAVLDGLRSRALARVTA; encoded by the coding sequence ATGGGGGAGCTGACCATCGGCGTGCTGGGCTCGTACGGGGGGCGCAACCTCGGGGACGAGGCGATCCTGACGGCTCTCCTGGCCGACCTGCGCAACCAGCAGCCGCACGCCCGGATCGTCGTCTTCTCCCGTAACCCCACGCACACCCTGGCGCATCATCCGGGGGTGGAGGCGGTGCCCTGGGAGGGGGTCAGCCGGGTCGACTCGGCGGCGGTCCTCGACCGGCTCGACCTGCTCATCCTCGGCGGCGGTGGCATCCTCTACGACCGGGAGGCCCGTCGCTACCTGCGGGTGGTCCGGGTCGCCCAGGAACGCGGCCTGCCGCTGCTGACGTACGCGGTCGGAGTCGGGCCACTGACCGAGGCCGTGGACTGCGGCATGGTCCGCGAGACGCTGACCAGCGCCACCGAGGTGACCGTACGGGACGAGGAGTCCCGGGTGGTCCTGGAGGAGGCGGGGCTGCTCACCCCGATCACGGTCACCGCCGACCCGGCGTTCCTGCTGCAACCGGAGGACTTCCCCGCCCGACTCCTGCGCGAGGAGGGCGTACCGGACGGCAAGCGGCTGGTCGGGATGAGTGTGCGGGAACCGGGCCGGGCCGCCGAACGGCTGGACGTGGACGCGTACCACCGCCTGCTCGCCCAGGTCGGCGACTTCCTGGTGCACCGGATCGACGCCGACGTGGTCTTCGTGCCGATGGAACGCGACGACATCCGCCACTCGCACGGCGTGATGTCCCACATGACCGCCGCCGACCGGGGCCGGATCCTGCACGGGGACTACTCACCGCCGCAGGTGCTGGGGCTGATGCGGCACTTCGACCTGGCCGTCGGGATGCGCCTGCACTTCCTGATCTTCGCGGCGATGGCGAACATCCCGTTTCTGCCCCTGCCCTACGCCGGGAAGGTCTTCGACCTGGCCCAGCGGCTCGGCGTGCCGGCGCTCAAGGGGGTGGCCCGGGAGGTCGAGGGCCCGCTGCTGGCCGAGGTCGACCGGCTCTGGGACGAACGGGACAGGCGTGCCGAGTCCGTCTCCCTGCGGGTGGCGGAGATGTGCGAGCAGGCCCGGAGCACCTCCCACGTGACCCGGGCGGTGCTGGACGGCCTGCGCTCCCGCGCCCTCGCCCGGGTCACCGCCTGA
- a CDS encoding carbohydrate kinase family protein, translated as MSDLLVIGGLGVDVRVRVPALPLPVVDSLPVDPVDLRIGNTGAGMALAAHALGLRVTVVDVVGDDPAGDVVRAALSRTGVATVLRTAPQGTRRSVNLVDPAGRRMSLYDSRPWQGPPPFAPDELAGLVARAAHVHLSIMDWARDLLPTLRAALPENVRVSTDLHDWDGRNPYHRPFAEAADLVFVSGVRLGAVAAGTAAGLAPRTVVVTHGADGATLHRPDHPPVHLPAATPPARVVDSNGAGDAFAAGFVARRLRGDTPEAAARYAAEVAAAACTHDGMEYPSGLLPPP; from the coding sequence GTGTCCGACCTTCTGGTGATCGGTGGTCTCGGGGTGGACGTGCGGGTACGGGTGCCCGCGCTGCCGCTGCCCGTGGTCGACTCCCTCCCGGTGGACCCGGTCGACCTGCGGATCGGCAACACCGGAGCGGGGATGGCGCTCGCCGCACACGCGCTCGGGCTGCGGGTGACCGTGGTCGACGTGGTCGGCGACGACCCAGCCGGCGACGTGGTCCGGGCGGCGCTGTCCCGCACGGGTGTGGCGACGGTGCTGCGGACGGCTCCGCAGGGCACCCGGCGCTCGGTGAACCTGGTCGACCCGGCCGGACGCCGCATGTCGCTGTACGACTCCCGCCCCTGGCAGGGGCCGCCCCCGTTCGCCCCCGACGAGCTGGCCGGACTGGTCGCCCGAGCGGCCCACGTACACCTGTCGATCATGGACTGGGCGCGCGACCTGCTGCCGACCCTGCGCGCCGCCCTCCCCGAGAACGTCCGGGTCTCGACGGACCTGCACGACTGGGACGGCCGGAACCCCTACCACCGGCCCTTCGCCGAGGCTGCCGACCTGGTCTTCGTCAGCGGGGTACGGCTGGGCGCGGTGGCGGCCGGGACCGCCGCCGGGCTGGCTCCCCGGACCGTGGTGGTCACCCACGGCGCGGACGGCGCGACGCTGCACCGCCCGGACCACCCACCCGTACACCTGCCGGCGGCGACACCACCCGCGCGGGTGGTGGACAGCAACGGCGCGGGGGACGCCTTCGCGGCCGGGTTCGTCGCCCGCCGGCTGCGCGGCGACACCCCGGAGGCAGCCGCCCGGTACGCGGCAGAGGTGGCGGCGGCGGCCTGCACCCACGACGGCATGGAGTACCCGTCGGGACTGCTCCCGCCGCCCTGA
- a CDS encoding alpha/beta fold hydrolase — MSYADVNGVRLWHEGHGSGPPLVLLHGGIGSGEMFAPLLPAFTLHRRVITVDLQGHGRTPDVDRPLRHETLADDVAALLRHLGLPGADVLGYSLGGAVALRVAIQDPGLVRRLVCVSVPYRRDGWYPRVLTGMAAMGEATAVEARASPTYAHHARVAPRPQDWPVLWTKLGALLRRDYDWSAEVAALTVPTLLVFADADAVRTTHMVEFFGLVGGGHRDAGPDGTDRPASRLAVLPGHTHHDIVGSPALSAVVLPFLTHPIRPPG, encoded by the coding sequence ATGAGCTACGCCGACGTCAACGGGGTACGCCTGTGGCACGAGGGGCACGGCTCCGGTCCGCCGTTGGTGCTGCTGCACGGTGGGATCGGCTCCGGGGAGATGTTCGCCCCGCTCCTGCCGGCGTTCACCCTTCACCGTCGGGTGATCACCGTCGACCTCCAGGGGCACGGACGCACGCCCGACGTGGACCGTCCCCTGCGCCACGAGACGCTGGCCGACGACGTGGCCGCCCTGCTCCGCCACCTCGGGCTGCCCGGCGCGGACGTCCTGGGGTACTCCCTCGGCGGTGCGGTCGCGCTCCGGGTCGCCATCCAGGATCCGGGGCTGGTCCGACGGCTGGTCTGCGTCTCCGTCCCGTACCGCCGCGACGGGTGGTACCCCCGGGTGCTCACCGGCATGGCGGCCATGGGGGAGGCGACCGCCGTCGAGGCGCGGGCGTCACCCACGTACGCGCACCACGCGCGGGTCGCGCCGCGACCGCAGGACTGGCCGGTGCTCTGGACGAAGCTCGGTGCCCTGCTGCGGCGCGACTACGACTGGTCCGCCGAGGTGGCCGCCCTGACCGTACCGACGCTGCTGGTCTTCGCCGACGCCGACGCGGTGCGGACCACCCACATGGTGGAGTTCTTCGGCCTGGTCGGCGGTGGTCACCGGGACGCCGGCCCGGACGGCACCGACCGGCCCGCGTCCCGCCTGGCCGTCCTGCCCGGCCACACCCACCACGACATCGTCGGCTCACCCGCACTGTCGGCGGTCGTGCTGCCCTTTCTCACCCACCCGATCCGCCCACCCGGCTGA
- a CDS encoding peroxiredoxin — MPIEVGAEAPDFVLKDQNNQEVRLSDFRGKRAVLLVFYPLAFTGICQGELCEVRDNLNEYVNDDVQVLTVSVDSVYAHKIWAEKEGYQFPLLADFWPHGAVAQAYGVFNEVAGIANRGTFVIDKAGVVRFAEMNMPGEARDQQGWRKALAETAAA, encoded by the coding sequence ATGCCGATCGAGGTTGGCGCCGAGGCGCCGGACTTCGTGCTCAAGGACCAGAACAACCAGGAGGTCCGCCTCTCGGACTTCCGCGGCAAGCGCGCCGTGCTGCTGGTCTTCTACCCGCTCGCCTTCACCGGCATCTGCCAGGGCGAACTCTGCGAGGTGCGGGACAACCTCAACGAGTACGTCAACGACGACGTCCAGGTCCTCACGGTGAGCGTCGACTCGGTCTACGCGCACAAGATCTGGGCCGAGAAGGAGGGGTACCAATTCCCGCTGCTGGCCGACTTCTGGCCGCACGGGGCGGTCGCCCAGGCGTACGGGGTCTTCAACGAGGTCGCCGGCATCGCCAACCGGGGCACCTTCGTGATCGACAAGGCCGGTGTGGTCCGCTTCGCCGAGATGAACATGCCCGGTGAGGCCCGCGACCAGCAGGGTTGGCGCAAGGCGCTGGCGGAGACCGCCGCCGCCTGA